A stretch of Leucobacter aridicollis DNA encodes these proteins:
- a CDS encoding alpha/beta fold hydrolase has product MSIDFPALPDSVSVDRVEVAPDVELRVLRAGAGSPVVFVPGWNFSAEVFVHQLTGLADAHEVIAVDPRGHGESSKPLTGNSFPQRGRDLAALLAALDLRNVTLAGWSFGVLDVLSALEVDGADDRVARLILIDEPPRVPFDPANAAEWGEAALSHDGLPAYVKFLSTDRQGFLEYIAADALGVAAEDAAGEPAVAKLVADGARTPEHIAIITGVEGLATDLSAPAVAFDASGRPLLFLAQEAWADDARRWVTANLPHAEFATIPVHAGFLTEPEPFNARVREFLASEPRARS; this is encoded by the coding sequence ATGAGCATTGATTTTCCCGCCCTGCCGGATTCCGTTTCAGTCGACCGCGTCGAGGTCGCGCCCGACGTCGAGCTGCGCGTGCTCCGAGCTGGTGCGGGCTCGCCCGTCGTGTTCGTCCCCGGCTGGAACTTCTCGGCCGAGGTGTTCGTGCACCAGCTCACGGGCCTCGCCGACGCCCATGAGGTGATCGCCGTCGATCCGCGCGGCCACGGCGAATCGAGCAAGCCGCTCACGGGCAACAGTTTTCCGCAGCGCGGCCGCGACCTCGCCGCCCTGCTCGCCGCGCTGGATCTCCGGAATGTCACGCTCGCGGGCTGGTCGTTCGGGGTGCTCGACGTGCTCTCCGCGCTCGAGGTCGACGGCGCGGACGACCGCGTCGCTCGGCTCATCCTCATCGACGAGCCGCCGCGAGTCCCGTTCGACCCAGCGAATGCCGCGGAGTGGGGCGAGGCCGCGCTCAGCCACGACGGACTTCCCGCCTACGTGAAGTTCCTCTCGACTGACCGCCAGGGCTTCCTCGAATACATCGCGGCGGACGCGCTCGGTGTCGCAGCGGAGGACGCAGCGGGCGAGCCCGCCGTCGCGAAGCTCGTCGCGGATGGCGCCCGCACCCCCGAGCACATCGCGATCATCACCGGGGTCGAGGGCCTCGCAACCGACCTGTCGGCGCCAGCGGTCGCCTTCGACGCTTCGGGCAGGCCGCTGCTCTTCCTCGCGCAGGAGGCCTGGGCCGACGACGCGCGCCGCTGGGTCACCGCGAACCTCCCGCACGCGGAATTCGCGACGATTCCCGTGCACGCCGGGTTCCTCACCGAGCCGGAGCCGTTCAACGCGCGGGTTCGCGAGTTCCTCGCGAGCGAGCCGCGCGCCCGATCCTGA
- a CDS encoding PHP domain-containing protein: protein MTGSAGYDLHTHSLISDGTTRPAEIAAEAAALGLAGFSLTDHDTIDGWDEARAAASDAGIDFVPGIEITTKYEWKSRHLLGYGIDPAAGELFAALARVREARFGRAREMVELIAADYRLTWDDVVGEFEATTVGRPHIADALVAAGYFVDRSAAFADVLHPRSKYYVPTYALDTIDAITLVRSSGGFPVLAHPVAERQRTPTPVDAVRAFERAGLGGIELDHPENREDWLPPLREAADELGLTVTGASDYHGAGKPNRLGERTTPAETVVLIRAGVATPH, encoded by the coding sequence ATGACTGGTAGCGCGGGCTACGACCTGCACACGCACTCCCTGATCTCCGACGGCACGACGAGGCCCGCGGAGATCGCCGCCGAGGCCGCCGCGCTCGGACTCGCTGGGTTCTCGCTCACTGACCACGACACGATCGATGGCTGGGACGAGGCTCGCGCTGCGGCGTCCGACGCCGGCATCGACTTCGTGCCGGGCATCGAGATCACCACGAAGTACGAGTGGAAGTCGCGCCACCTCCTCGGCTACGGCATCGACCCGGCGGCGGGGGAGCTCTTCGCCGCGCTCGCGCGCGTGCGCGAAGCCCGATTCGGCCGCGCCCGCGAGATGGTCGAGCTCATCGCCGCGGATTACAGGCTCACCTGGGACGACGTCGTCGGCGAGTTCGAGGCGACGACCGTCGGGCGCCCGCACATCGCCGACGCGCTCGTCGCGGCGGGCTACTTCGTCGACCGGAGCGCGGCGTTCGCGGACGTGCTCCACCCGCGCTCGAAGTACTACGTGCCGACGTACGCGCTCGACACGATTGACGCGATCACGCTCGTGCGTTCGTCGGGCGGCTTCCCGGTGCTCGCGCACCCGGTCGCCGAGCGGCAGCGCACGCCGACGCCCGTGGACGCGGTGCGCGCGTTCGAGCGCGCGGGACTCGGCGGGATCGAACTCGATCACCCGGAGAACCGCGAGGACTGGTTACCGCCGCTGCGGGAGGCCGCCGACGAACTCGGCCTGACCGTCACGGGCGCGAGCGACTACCACGGCGCCGGCAAGCCGAACCGCCTCGGCGAGCGCACGACGCCAGCGGAGACCGTCGTGCTCATCAGGGCGGGCGTCGCGACGCCGCACTAG
- a CDS encoding flavodoxin family protein yields the protein MTEKIHVLILNGTLKAGSETSSTEALAQELSKEFPSETSTVETVRLVDLSILPGISDDLGDGDAWPALRQRILEADVVVFATPTWLGQMTSVMRRALERLNADISTLDEHGRPLFAGKVAAALVVGNEDGAHRIVADLLQAANDLAFTVPANACTYWNGRAMEQVNFVDLTETPEPVAAANRGLAANALHLARLLRAHPYPASE from the coding sequence ATGACCGAAAAGATTCACGTTCTCATCCTCAACGGCACGCTCAAAGCGGGCAGCGAGACCTCCAGCACCGAGGCGCTCGCGCAGGAGCTCAGCAAGGAGTTCCCGAGCGAGACGAGCACCGTCGAGACGGTCCGCCTCGTCGACCTGTCGATCCTTCCCGGCATTTCCGACGATCTCGGAGACGGCGACGCCTGGCCGGCGCTTCGGCAGCGCATCCTCGAGGCGGACGTCGTCGTGTTCGCAACGCCAACGTGGCTCGGCCAGATGACGAGCGTCATGCGCCGGGCGCTCGAGCGGTTGAACGCCGACATTTCGACGCTCGACGAGCACGGTCGGCCGCTCTTCGCCGGCAAGGTTGCCGCTGCGCTCGTCGTTGGCAACGAGGACGGCGCACACCGTATCGTGGCGGATCTGCTGCAGGCCGCGAACGACCTGGCGTTCACGGTGCCAGCAAACGCGTGCACGTACTGGAACGGACGCGCGATGGAGCAGGTGAACTTCGTCGACCTCACGGAGACGCCGGAGCCCGTCGCCGCAGCGAATCGGGGGCTTGCCGCGAACGCGCTCCACCTGGCGCGGCTGCTGCGGGCGCACCCCTACCCGGCTTCGGAGTAG
- a CDS encoding DEAD/DEAH box helicase — protein MTTFVELGIDQDIVDALTEKGISEAFPIQEQTIPLAITGQDIIGQAKTGTGKTFGFGLPLLQRLGENPEPGVQALVVVPTRELAMQVYEDLELATKNRATTVVPIYGGKAYEGQIEQLKAGAQVVVGTPGRLLDLASQRVLDLGNVREMVLDEADKMLDLGFLADIEKLFSKTPANRHTMLFSATMPGIIVSLARRFMSNPIHIRATDPDEGAAQANIQHIIYRAHSLDKDEVIGRILQAEDRGKTVIFMRTKRAAARLQEELTDRGFSAAAVHGDLNQDQRERAMAAFKSGKKDVLIATEVAARGIDVDDVTHVINHTVPDDEKAYLHRVGRTGRAGRTGIAVTFVDWDDMHKWALINKALEFGIAEPVETYSSSPHLFTDLNIPEGSKGRLKATPVKETAPRGERTRSRTSGGRSAGSGSGSRTESNGEGGSSRTRRRTRSANPQGPGRHESHGHEQHGHDADGGSEPGAPAPEGTGPDGEGAPRRRRRRGGRGRGAGASSEGARAEGGQADSGAAAPSEAPAA, from the coding sequence GTGACCACATTTGTAGAACTCGGAATCGACCAAGACATCGTTGATGCGCTCACCGAAAAGGGCATCTCGGAGGCGTTCCCGATCCAGGAGCAGACGATCCCCCTCGCCATCACCGGCCAGGACATCATCGGCCAGGCGAAGACCGGCACCGGCAAGACGTTCGGGTTCGGCCTCCCGCTGCTGCAGCGGCTCGGCGAGAACCCGGAGCCGGGCGTGCAGGCGCTCGTCGTCGTGCCAACCCGCGAGCTCGCGATGCAGGTCTACGAAGACCTCGAACTCGCGACCAAGAACCGTGCGACCACCGTCGTGCCGATTTACGGCGGCAAGGCCTACGAGGGCCAGATCGAGCAGCTGAAGGCTGGCGCACAGGTCGTCGTCGGCACCCCGGGCCGCCTCCTTGATCTCGCGAGCCAGCGCGTGCTCGACCTGGGGAACGTCCGCGAGATGGTGCTCGACGAGGCCGACAAGATGCTCGACCTCGGCTTCCTCGCTGACATTGAGAAGCTGTTCTCGAAGACCCCGGCGAACCGCCACACCATGCTCTTCTCGGCGACGATGCCCGGCATCATCGTGTCGCTCGCGCGCCGGTTCATGTCGAACCCGATCCACATCCGCGCGACGGATCCCGATGAGGGCGCAGCTCAGGCGAACATCCAGCACATCATTTACCGCGCGCACTCGCTCGACAAGGACGAGGTCATCGGCCGCATCCTGCAGGCCGAGGACCGCGGCAAGACCGTCATCTTCATGCGCACCAAGCGCGCTGCGGCCCGCCTGCAGGAGGAGCTCACCGACCGCGGCTTCAGCGCCGCCGCGGTGCACGGCGACCTCAATCAGGATCAGCGCGAGCGCGCCATGGCCGCGTTCAAGTCGGGCAAGAAGGACGTCCTCATCGCGACCGAGGTCGCAGCCCGCGGCATCGACGTTGACGACGTGACGCACGTCATCAACCACACGGTGCCCGACGACGAGAAGGCGTACCTGCACCGCGTCGGCCGCACGGGCCGCGCGGGCCGCACCGGCATCGCCGTGACGTTCGTCGACTGGGACGACATGCACAAGTGGGCACTCATCAATAAGGCGCTCGAGTTCGGCATCGCCGAGCCCGTCGAGACCTACTCGTCCTCGCCGCACCTGTTCACCGACCTGAACATTCCGGAGGGCTCGAAGGGCCGCCTGAAGGCGACGCCCGTCAAGGAGACCGCTCCCCGCGGCGAGCGCACGCGTTCGCGCACGTCGGGCGGGCGCTCGGCAGGATCAGGATCAGGATCGCGCACCGAGTCGAACGGCGAGGGCGGTTCGAGCCGCACGCGTCGCCGCACCCGTAGCGCAAACCCGCAGGGTCCGGGCCGGCACGAGTCGCACGGTCACGAGCAGCACGGTCACGACGCCGACGGTGGCAGCGAGCCAGGCGCTCCCGCTCCCGAGGGCACCGGCCCCGACGGGGAGGGCGCGCCGCGTCGCCGCCGTCGCCGCGGCGGCCGCGGCCGCGGCGCTGGCGCCTCCTCCGAGGGTGCACGGGCTGAGGGCGGGCAGGCCGATAGCGGCGCAGCTGCCCCCTCGGAGGCACCCGCAGCGTAG
- a CDS encoding aminopeptidase P family protein, protein MTENTTATHEAEIDNSNRSTTPQSETFLNYISSSWADRVDELPAELPVAQFAAQRRQALAAQFPGKRLVIAAGALKQRSNDTFYPYRPHSAFAHLTGWGSESEPGAILVIDASGDTTLYFQERAGRDSDEFFANPEIGEFWIGPRPSLAQVASLLGIQTAHLAEFSAAEGDVTLDDAELGRATSELRLVKDSYELTEMQAAVDSTQRGFNEVLAALGDASAHPRGERVIEGVFNQRARLDGNEVGYETIAAAGAHACTLHWIRNDGAVRDGDLLLLDAGVELDSLYTADITRTIPISGTFTEPQRRVYEAVLEAADAARAIVKPGIRFGDVHDAAMAVIERVTREWGLLPEADGTPYHRRYMVHGTSHHLGLDVHDCAQARRDMYLDGVLEPGMVFTIEPGLYFQPDDLTVPEEFRGIGIRIEDDIVVTEDGCVNLSANIPRTADDVEAWVQGARTA, encoded by the coding sequence ATGACCGAGAATACGACCGCCACGCACGAGGCGGAGATCGACAACAGCAACCGGAGCACGACGCCCCAGTCGGAAACGTTCCTCAACTACATCTCGTCGAGCTGGGCCGACCGCGTCGACGAGCTCCCCGCAGAGCTGCCCGTCGCACAGTTCGCGGCGCAGCGTCGTCAGGCCCTCGCCGCCCAGTTCCCCGGCAAGCGCCTCGTGATCGCCGCCGGCGCACTCAAGCAGCGCTCGAACGACACGTTCTACCCCTACCGCCCGCACAGCGCGTTCGCGCACCTCACCGGCTGGGGGTCGGAGTCCGAGCCGGGCGCGATCCTCGTGATCGACGCGTCGGGCGACACCACCCTCTACTTCCAGGAGCGCGCGGGCCGCGACTCCGACGAGTTCTTCGCGAACCCCGAGATCGGCGAGTTCTGGATCGGGCCGCGCCCGTCGCTCGCGCAGGTCGCATCGCTGCTCGGCATCCAGACCGCGCACCTCGCCGAGTTCTCGGCCGCCGAGGGCGACGTCACGCTTGACGACGCTGAGCTCGGCCGCGCGACGAGCGAGCTGCGCCTCGTCAAGGACTCCTACGAGCTCACCGAAATGCAGGCCGCCGTCGACTCGACGCAGCGCGGATTCAACGAGGTGCTCGCGGCACTCGGAGACGCCAGCGCGCACCCGCGCGGCGAACGCGTCATCGAGGGCGTGTTCAACCAGCGCGCGCGCCTCGACGGCAATGAGGTCGGCTACGAGACCATCGCCGCGGCCGGCGCGCACGCGTGCACGCTGCACTGGATCCGCAACGACGGCGCCGTCCGCGACGGGGACCTGCTCCTCCTCGACGCGGGCGTCGAACTCGACAGCCTGTACACGGCAGACATCACGCGCACGATCCCGATCTCGGGCACCTTCACCGAGCCGCAGCGCCGCGTCTACGAGGCAGTCCTGGAGGCTGCCGACGCCGCCCGCGCAATCGTGAAGCCTGGCATTCGCTTCGGCGACGTCCACGACGCTGCGATGGCAGTGATCGAGCGCGTCACCCGCGAGTGGGGCCTCCTGCCCGAGGCCGACGGCACGCCCTACCACCGCCGCTACATGGTGCACGGCACGAGCCACCACCTCGGCCTCGACGTGCACGACTGCGCGCAGGCGCGCCGCGACATGTACCTCGACGGCGTGCTCGAGCCCGGCATGGTCTTCACGATCGAGCCCGGCCTGTACTTCCAGCCCGACGATCTCACGGTGCCCGAGGAGTTCCGCGGGATCGGCATCCGTATCGAGGACGACATCGTCGTCACCGAGGACGGCTGCGTGAACCTGTCGGCGAACATCCCCCGCACGGCGGACGACGTCGAGGCATGGGTGCAGGGCGCGCGCACCGCGTAG
- a CDS encoding ferritin-like fold-containing protein: protein MRGIPVPLCTAGKLGTVFDWIRGLRKKQAPSKTALSHASESAAERVDLAEFAPGIMPFLGLTAYLQLELYEAATRGVSGAATLEAKETLARVAGETLSKQQRLADEIRRRGSEPHVVMRPFTKVIDDYVERIDTDDWHQHVLSLYLVGGLFDDFFASLATGLKDSYRTEAIAVLTGGEGRQALKGLLEQALEDDPKLSSWLALWGRRLVGDTLLVSRAVLNLSEKREFVESEVEPVFTELIADHIRRMDGLGLTA from the coding sequence ATGCGCGGTATTCCCGTGCCGCTGTGCACCGCGGGTAAGCTTGGCACCGTGTTTGATTGGATCCGGGGATTGCGCAAGAAGCAGGCGCCCTCAAAGACGGCGCTCTCGCACGCAAGCGAATCGGCTGCCGAGCGCGTCGACCTTGCCGAGTTTGCGCCCGGAATCATGCCGTTCTTGGGCCTCACCGCCTACCTGCAGCTTGAGCTCTACGAGGCAGCGACCCGTGGCGTCTCAGGCGCCGCGACCCTCGAAGCGAAAGAGACGCTCGCGAGGGTTGCGGGGGAGACGCTCTCAAAGCAGCAGCGGCTCGCCGACGAGATTCGCCGCCGCGGCTCCGAGCCCCACGTCGTCATGCGGCCCTTCACGAAGGTCATCGACGACTACGTGGAGCGCATCGACACTGACGACTGGCACCAGCATGTGCTGTCGCTGTACCTCGTCGGCGGCCTGTTCGACGACTTCTTCGCGAGCCTCGCGACGGGCCTGAAAGACTCCTACCGCACCGAAGCCATCGCCGTGCTGACAGGTGGCGAGGGGCGTCAGGCGCTGAAGGGCCTCCTCGAACAGGCGCTCGAGGACGACCCGAAGCTCTCGAGCTGGCTCGCGCTCTGGGGCCGCAGGCTCGTTGGCGACACGCTGCTCGTCTCGCGCGCCGTGCTGAACCTCAGCGAGAAGCGCGAGTTCGTCGAGAGCGAGGTGGAGCCGGTGTTCACCGAGCTCATCGCCGACCACATTCGCCGCATGGACGGGCTCGGCCTCACCGCCTAA
- a CDS encoding methyltransferase domain-containing protein: MQDLAAPPHCRYFEAGVCRSCTFIETPIDAQLRVKQERCAELLPGIPAAAWLAPVSGGVAGFRNRAKLAVGGVAGAVTLGILDRGGAGIDLTECLIHEPEIQAVIPALAGFVNASGLAPYSVPRRRGELKYVHVTVSPAGELMVRFVVRSEQGLGVIRARVDELRELLPQAAVISVNLLPEHKAVLEGDREEPLVGSALAMELGEGLAPVTLYLRPQSFFQTNTRVALALYEQAATWVDGVGPASLWDLYCGVGGFALFTARSGAGTQRDVLGVELSEQAIRSAERSAAEAGIPARFLAGDATEFALAAAPDDLPEFVVVNPPRRGIGETLADWLEGSGIAHVIYSSCNPESLARDLERMPSFVVREARLFDMFPHTGHLEVAVLLERRA, translated from the coding sequence GTGCAAGACCTCGCCGCCCCGCCCCACTGCCGCTACTTCGAGGCCGGGGTGTGCCGGTCGTGCACCTTCATCGAGACGCCGATCGACGCTCAACTGCGCGTGAAGCAGGAGCGCTGCGCTGAGCTGCTGCCCGGGATCCCCGCCGCTGCCTGGCTCGCGCCAGTGTCTGGTGGGGTCGCGGGCTTCCGCAACCGCGCCAAGCTCGCCGTTGGCGGGGTCGCCGGGGCGGTGACGCTCGGGATCCTCGACCGCGGCGGCGCCGGCATCGACCTCACCGAGTGCCTCATCCACGAGCCAGAGATCCAGGCCGTGATTCCTGCCCTCGCCGGCTTCGTGAACGCGTCGGGCCTCGCGCCCTACTCGGTGCCGCGGCGGCGCGGCGAGCTCAAGTACGTGCACGTCACCGTGAGCCCGGCTGGTGAACTGATGGTGCGCTTCGTCGTGCGTAGCGAGCAGGGGCTCGGGGTGATCCGCGCACGCGTCGACGAGCTGCGTGAGCTGCTGCCGCAGGCCGCCGTGATCTCAGTCAACTTGTTGCCCGAGCACAAGGCGGTGCTTGAGGGGGACCGGGAGGAGCCGCTCGTCGGATCCGCCCTCGCCATGGAGCTCGGCGAGGGGCTGGCGCCCGTTACGCTGTATCTCCGCCCGCAAAGCTTCTTCCAGACCAACACGCGGGTGGCCCTCGCGCTGTACGAGCAGGCAGCAACCTGGGTCGACGGCGTCGGGCCCGCGTCGCTCTGGGACCTGTATTGCGGCGTCGGCGGTTTCGCGCTGTTCACCGCGCGCTCCGGCGCAGGCACGCAACGCGACGTGCTCGGGGTCGAGCTCAGCGAGCAGGCCATTCGTTCGGCCGAGCGCAGCGCCGCCGAGGCGGGCATTCCTGCTCGGTTCCTCGCGGGTGACGCGACCGAGTTCGCGCTCGCCGCAGCCCCGGACGATCTGCCCGAGTTCGTCGTGGTGAACCCGCCGCGCCGCGGGATCGGCGAGACCCTGGCCGACTGGCTCGAGGGGTCTGGGATTGCGCACGTCATCTACTCGAGCTGCAACCCCGAGAGCCTCGCCCGGGACCTCGAACGGATGCCGTCATTCGTCGTTCGCGAGGCGCGCCTGTTCGACATGTTCCCGCACACCGGCCACCTCGAAGTCGCGGTGCTGCTCGAGCGCCGCGCGTAG
- a CDS encoding SDR family NAD(P)-dependent oxidoreductase, whose protein sequence is MAQYEVADRSAIVTGAGSGIGRAVALLLAENGAKVVVQDLDATAAEAVVAEITGAGGEAVAVVGDAGAVDVIDETVRAAEALAPLKIGVNNAGIGGAVGPTATYSDADWQRVIDINLSAVFRGTRAQVAHMAKNGGGAVVNIASILGSVGSAGSPAYVASKHAVVGLTKTAALENAALGVRVNSVGPGYVDTPLLKNADADARAALIAKHQMGRLGRAEEIAHMVAFLASDAASFVTGSYHLVDGGYTAP, encoded by the coding sequence ATGGCACAGTACGAAGTCGCCGATCGCTCGGCGATTGTTACCGGAGCAGGATCAGGGATCGGCCGCGCCGTCGCGCTGCTGCTCGCCGAGAACGGCGCGAAGGTCGTCGTGCAGGATCTCGACGCGACCGCCGCTGAGGCCGTCGTCGCCGAGATCACGGGTGCGGGCGGCGAGGCCGTCGCGGTCGTCGGCGATGCTGGCGCCGTCGACGTCATCGACGAAACGGTGCGCGCGGCAGAGGCGCTCGCGCCGTTGAAGATCGGCGTGAACAATGCGGGCATCGGTGGTGCGGTGGGCCCGACGGCGACCTACAGCGACGCGGACTGGCAGCGCGTGATCGACATCAACCTGTCCGCGGTGTTCCGCGGCACGCGCGCGCAGGTCGCGCACATGGCCAAGAACGGCGGCGGGGCGGTCGTGAACATCGCCTCGATCCTCGGCAGCGTCGGCAGCGCGGGATCGCCGGCCTATGTCGCGAGCAAGCACGCCGTCGTTGGGCTCACGAAGACCGCAGCGCTCGAGAACGCGGCGCTCGGCGTCCGCGTGAACTCGGTCGGGCCGGGCTATGTCGATACCCCGCTGCTGAAGAACGCTGACGCTGACGCCCGCGCGGCGCTCATCGCGAAGCATCAGATGGGCAGGCTCGGACGCGCGGAGGAGATCGCGCACATGGTCGCGTTCCTCGCGAGCGACGCGGCCTCCTTCGTGACGGGCAGCTACCACCTCGTCGACGGCGGATACACGGCGCCGTAG